The Xiphophorus hellerii strain 12219 chromosome 22, Xiphophorus_hellerii-4.1, whole genome shotgun sequence genome has a window encoding:
- the LOC116712958 gene encoding G-protein coupled receptor 4-like — MSLIFFLLSVSQVKKGQEAPVYVINLLISDLIQLFSRIPVDLCRLSQADFTYMRILYVFIMVSVGFMVCISCERYLVVAMPLWYRFRRNIKTYVVVCIVVWLLPLFHPLLGYVIKEHEMAAHFFIVFLLLPFPLFIFFLVGTIKALSGALSVPADEKRRLAAIQVVVLIIYTLLYLPIILLLLYDIKAFKGGLSCIPYAVGYAAGALSPLADTTLYLFVRKSILDTFLASLGCCKISSN; from the exons atgtcattaatattttttctcttgtctgtCTCTCAGGTGAAAAAGGGTCAGGAGGCTCCAGTCTATGTCATCAACCTCCTCATCTCTGATCTCATTCAGCTCTTCTCCAGAATTCCAGTAGATTTATGTAGACTCAGTCAAGCTGATTTCACATACATGAgaattttatatgtttttataatgGTCAGTGTGGGATTCATGGTGTGTATCTCCTGTGAAAG GTATCTGGTTGTTGCCATGCCACTGTGGTACAGATTCAGGAGAAACATCAAGACATATGTGGTGGTCTGCATTGTGGTCTggttacttcctctttttcatcCATTACTTGGCTATGTGATTAAGGAGCATGAGATGGCTGCTCATTTCTTCATAGTTTTTCTCCTCCTGCCTTTTCCCTTGTTCATCTTCTTCCTGGTTGGGACTATCAAAGCTCTCTCTGGAGCGCTCAGTGTCCCAGCAGATGAAAAACGACGACTCGCAGCCATTCAGGTTGTGGTGCTGATTATTTATACTCTGCTTTATCTGCCCATCATCCTTTTGCTCCTGTATGACATTAAAGCATTTAAAGGGGGATTGTCCTGTATTCCCTATGCTGTGGGTTATGCTGCTGGTGCTCTTAGTCCTCTTGCTGAcacaactttgtatttgttcGTTCGGAAAAGCATCCTGGATACGTTTCTGGCTTCCCTGGGTTGTTGTAAAATATCTAGCAATTAG